One genomic window of Deinococcus fonticola includes the following:
- a CDS encoding replication initiator protein A produces MDTLRISELDLTRAGIISVQRTLPEGRDSWQVDYEVGGTLYRIQGDAIFGRPHGVDSDVLLALQTLFFRAGCPPNDRMEVYPSEILELTTLANSGKSYQRLRDGLVRLSGVKWKMLQSSWDEKRQKNVGSTSVLGLISELRLLDTSGEHRPFEDRQLEERLPIEVVFSPTFADSIRAGLYQMLDAELLSRLTQPPTRSLYRVIQAHRVQKNGSLTSELQVPLRDWVRACGIEEGRVGNARRVLELSHTQLQEQGYLKAAEFSGRGFNGTVTYRFNSLPQPALTELLMKHGVSRPVAESLSADYPERIPTAVRLVEEKIAAGWKARSLSASLVDAVKEPGKWGYAAPQKDVKAPPKKKQTVTPDEAPLDLKTVVESLMKVKLGRPLSPMAQDALDALTEEGLQAIKQALMKPKSEALPLVQALLSAPL; encoded by the coding sequence GTGGACACCCTCCGAATCAGCGAACTTGACCTCACCAGGGCGGGCATCATCAGTGTGCAGCGCACCCTTCCTGAAGGCCGGGATTCCTGGCAAGTGGACTACGAGGTAGGGGGGACGCTCTACCGAATCCAGGGCGATGCCATCTTTGGCCGCCCCCATGGTGTGGATAGCGACGTGCTCCTGGCATTACAGACCCTGTTTTTCCGCGCTGGTTGCCCTCCGAATGACCGCATGGAAGTGTACCCGTCCGAGATTCTGGAATTGACGACCCTCGCCAACTCAGGGAAGTCTTACCAGCGCCTACGTGATGGCCTGGTGCGGCTCAGCGGCGTGAAGTGGAAAATGTTGCAGAGTTCCTGGGACGAAAAGCGTCAGAAGAACGTTGGAAGTACTTCAGTTCTAGGTCTCATTTCAGAGCTGCGCCTCCTGGACACCAGTGGGGAACACCGACCATTTGAAGACCGCCAGCTTGAGGAGCGCCTGCCCATCGAAGTGGTGTTCTCGCCGACTTTTGCTGACTCCATCCGAGCGGGTCTCTATCAGATGCTGGACGCCGAGCTGCTCTCCCGCCTGACACAGCCGCCAACCCGCAGCCTGTACCGCGTCATTCAGGCGCACCGGGTGCAAAAGAACGGTTCGCTCACTTCAGAATTACAGGTTCCGCTCAGGGACTGGGTCAGGGCCTGCGGCATCGAAGAGGGGAGGGTTGGGAACGCGCGTCGGGTTCTGGAACTGTCCCACACGCAGCTGCAGGAGCAAGGCTACCTCAAGGCTGCTGAATTCTCGGGACGTGGATTTAACGGCACAGTGACCTACAGGTTCAACAGCCTGCCCCAACCCGCCTTAACGGAACTGCTGATGAAGCATGGTGTGTCACGGCCAGTGGCGGAGTCCCTGTCTGCGGACTACCCGGAGCGAATTCCGACGGCAGTTCGACTGGTGGAGGAGAAGATTGCCGCAGGCTGGAAAGCCCGCTCACTCTCCGCTTCCCTGGTCGATGCGGTGAAGGAACCAGGGAAATGGGGTTACGCCGCTCCTCAGAAGGACGTAAAGGCCCCGCCAAAGAAAAAGCAGACCGTGACTCCGGATGAAGCCCCGCTTGACCTTAAAACGGTGGTAGAGAGCCTTATGAAAGTCAAGCTGGGGCGTCCCCTCTCCCCAATGGCTCAGGACGCTCTGGATGCCTTAACAGAGGAAGGTCTTCAGGCCATCAAACAGGCTCTGATGAAGCCCAAGTCAGAAGCACTTCCCCTGGTTCAGGCACTACTTTCAGCCCCACTTTGA
- a CDS encoding helix-turn-helix domain-containing protein translates to MPSTARQRFADALRRLRQEKGLSQEELAEKADLHRNYVGSVERGERNVGVDNMERLAQALGVELVDMLGRSDDSPPGS, encoded by the coding sequence GTGCCATCCACCGCTCGTCAACGCTTCGCCGACGCTCTGCGCCGCCTCCGCCAGGAGAAAGGTCTTTCCCAGGAAGAACTGGCCGAGAAAGCAGACCTGCACCGCAATTACGTCGGTTCGGTCGAACGTGGAGAACGCAATGTCGGGGTGGACAATATGGAGAGATTGGCCCAGGCGCTCGGGGTGGAACTGGTCGACATGCTTGGCCGCAGCGACGATTCACCCCCTGGAAGTTGA
- a CDS encoding HNH endonuclease, protein MRRRKVYAHSRDPITGKRVLTHRLLAEQVLGRPLLPREVVHHRDGDSLNNEPANLIVLPSQRVHAHAEFHYRRVQTGMPSLFPEYFQAIPAVPQGSLFDHVLLWQGHEPPLKPRAQQEPRSAEDMPLLLNF, encoded by the coding sequence ATGAGACGGCGCAAAGTGTACGCACATAGCCGCGACCCAATAACCGGCAAAAGGGTGCTTACTCACCGCCTCCTTGCGGAACAGGTTCTAGGCCGTCCCCTTCTTCCACGCGAGGTAGTTCACCACCGTGATGGCGACAGCCTCAATAACGAACCGGCAAACCTCATTGTGCTCCCCAGCCAGCGGGTTCACGCGCACGCTGAATTTCACTATCGCCGCGTTCAAACCGGGATGCCGAGCCTATTTCCAGAGTACTTCCAGGCAATCCCAGCTGTCCCGCAAGGCAGTCTGTTCGACCATGTCCTGCTCTGGCAAGGGCATGAGCCGCCACTCAAACCACGCGCACAACAAGAGCCGAGAAGCGCCGAGGATATGCCGCTCCTGTTGAACTTTTAG
- a CDS encoding McrC family protein — protein sequence MTYVVAREYDLIVRGPKPEGSGPGVHAFPPQAFDELRTFVQRPVAGKQGESEVLARPTLKGSQPALRLRQWVGVIRVSTGATLEILPKTHERSGNTDTETAIEQSRALLVRMLAAAGENYRTALPADLDPARMPLFEVVLRYALEILKTAIRRGIPHTYLNVEEERIGLRGRLNTPRQANQPPYRAHLLHVSYDEFLPDRPEPRLVRLALERIARHTLRSDNRRIARELLASLEGVPSSREVKKDFQAWELERGYAHFTPAKSVCKLILEELNPLTAGERSRATAVLFDMNVIFEEYIAELLRKQNPEWTVKTQEKGKSLGHRLNADGSKGKAAFPIRPDLLLEHPTRPLIVADTKWKRLSPDKLTTLGVSNADAYQMVAYSEIFQSTSQTREVWLVYPWVPDIPTGPLNFKVASGQTLRLVLVDLAQVTPTLNINWTAGNTLDGLNGHEQVQDLKPTM from the coding sequence ATGACGTACGTCGTGGCCCGCGAGTACGACCTGATAGTGCGGGGGCCAAAGCCGGAAGGAAGCGGGCCAGGGGTTCACGCTTTCCCTCCACAGGCGTTCGACGAGCTCAGAACGTTCGTGCAGCGCCCCGTGGCTGGCAAGCAGGGGGAGAGTGAGGTTCTGGCCCGCCCGACCCTCAAAGGAAGTCAGCCTGCCCTTCGCCTACGCCAGTGGGTGGGCGTGATTCGCGTCAGCACTGGGGCAACCCTGGAAATCCTTCCCAAAACCCACGAGCGCTCAGGAAATACTGACACTGAGACGGCCATTGAGCAGAGTCGGGCACTGCTGGTAAGGATGCTCGCAGCAGCAGGGGAGAACTATAGGACGGCCCTTCCAGCTGACCTCGACCCGGCCAGAATGCCCCTGTTCGAGGTCGTCCTCCGATACGCCCTGGAGATTCTGAAGACAGCCATTCGACGTGGAATCCCCCACACCTACCTCAACGTCGAAGAAGAACGTATTGGCCTGCGTGGCCGCCTGAATACGCCCAGGCAAGCCAACCAGCCCCCATACCGGGCGCATCTGCTCCACGTGAGCTATGACGAGTTCCTGCCCGACCGCCCGGAGCCGAGACTGGTGCGTCTGGCACTGGAACGCATCGCCCGCCATACTTTACGCAGCGACAACCGCCGGATAGCCAGGGAGCTGCTCGCCAGCCTGGAAGGGGTACCATCAAGCCGGGAAGTGAAGAAAGACTTCCAGGCCTGGGAACTGGAACGTGGGTACGCGCACTTTACGCCGGCCAAGAGCGTTTGCAAGCTCATCCTGGAGGAATTGAACCCCCTCACGGCAGGGGAGAGGAGCCGGGCGACCGCCGTGCTTTTCGATATGAATGTCATCTTCGAGGAGTACATCGCCGAACTGCTCCGAAAGCAGAATCCGGAGTGGACCGTCAAAACACAGGAGAAAGGAAAATCCCTCGGCCACCGGCTCAATGCCGACGGTTCCAAAGGCAAAGCCGCGTTCCCCATTCGGCCAGATTTACTCCTTGAACATCCGACGCGGCCCCTTATCGTGGCCGATACGAAATGGAAGCGGCTGTCCCCAGATAAACTGACCACCCTCGGTGTTTCCAATGCTGATGCGTACCAGATGGTGGCCTACAGCGAGATTTTCCAATCTACGTCTCAAACCAGAGAGGTCTGGCTCGTTTATCCATGGGTGCCAGATATCCCCACTGGCCCGTTGAACTTTAAGGTGGCAAGTGGACAGACGTTACGCCTGGTCTTAGTTGACCTTGCTCAGGTAACACCAACATTGAACATTAACTGGACTGCTGGTAACACCCTAGATGGTCTGAACGGTCACGAACAGGTACAGGATTTAAAGCCAACCATGTAG